One window from the genome of Helicoverpa armigera isolate CAAS_96S chromosome 4, ASM3070526v1, whole genome shotgun sequence encodes:
- the LOC110370517 gene encoding spidroin-2, which yields MCDCFEEKQRKEREKARRAAAGYGQGGGGYGPGGGGGYGPGGVGGYGPGGGGGYGPGGGGIGPDGGYYGPDGTWQQAVRGPDGTWQQAGQPNNIWQPARQRPDGTWEPAGFRPATPESSEPPPSRFSALQMVLGSTGFLLAMLALLLKLLKSVQNEKANYILSSVGLGSFVTPPSNDLLSPDGSPIRRNRNGAPCIPKKRVLRVTSPKPPPFRECKCKCKPQQEE from the exons ATGTGTGACTG TTTTGAAGAAAAACAGAGAAAGGAGCGTGAAAAAGCGAGAAGGGCGGCAGCTGGATATGGCCAAGGTGGTGGTGGATATGGCCCGGGCGGCGGTGGTGGCTATGGCCCGGGCGGCGTTGGAGGCTATGGGCCCGGTGGTGGCGGTGGCTACGGGCCGGGCGGCGGTGGCATTGGGCCGGATGGCGGATACTATGGGCCTGACGGCACCTGGCAACAGGCAGTACGGGGGCCTGACGGCACCTGGCAACAGGCAGGACAGCCTAATAACATATGGCAACCGGCACGTCAGAGGCCTGACGGCACCTGGGAACCGGCAGGATTTAGGCCTGCGACCCCTGAGTCCTCTGAGCCCCCACCCTCCCGCTTCAGCGCCTTGCAGATGGTACTAGGAAGTACAGGGTTCCTACTCGCTATGCTCGCATTGTTGCTCAAGTTGCTCAAATCGGTGCAAAATGAAAAGGCAAACTACATACTCAGCTCAGTTGGGCTCGGGAGCTTTGTTACTCCGCCATCGAACGATCTATTATCACCGGACGGTTCACCAATAAGACGCAATCGCAACGGGGCTCCCTGCATACCTAAGAAACGAGTACTA AGAGTTACTTCGCCAAAGCCTCCGCCCTTCCGagaatgtaaatgtaaatgtaaaccACAACAAGAAGAATGA